The Streptomyces sp. NBC_00286 nucleotide sequence CTCCGGTGAGGTCCTGCTCACCGACGACCAGCAGGGCGTCGACGGGAGGTACGTCGGCTTCACCGTGAGCAACCACGAGAGCTGTGCGGTCGAGCTGGCGGTCCGTACCGCCGAGGCGACCGGCGGTACGGTCACGCTGCTGACGGTCGGCCCGTCCGAGGCCACCGAGCAGCTGCGGGACACGCTGGCGCTCGGCTGCCAGGCCGCCGTACTCGTGGAGGCGGAGCCCTCCCGGCTGGGGCCGGCCGACGTGGCCCGCGAGATCGCCCACGTCGTACGCGAGAAGGAGGCCGCGGGCACGACGTACGACCTGATCCTGCTCGGCAACGACGCCGCCGACAGCGGCGACTTCCAGGTGGGCATCCGGATGGCCCACGCGCTCGGCCGACCGGTGGTCAACGGCGTGTCGACGGTCGAGGTGGCCGACGGCAACCTGACCGCCCGCGGCGACGGCCCCGGCGGTGAGGAGACCTACTCCCTGCCGCTGCCCGCCGTCGCCACCGTCCTCGAGGGCGGCGCGGAGCCGCGCTATCCGACGCTGAGGGGCCGGATGGCGGCCAAGAAGGTCGAGATCGAGACCCGGGCCCTGTCGGCCGAGCCCGCCGGAGCGAACCGGGTGCGGCTGCTGCTGCCCCCGCCCGCGCCGTCGACGGTCGAGGTGCTGGGCGAGGGCACGGAAGCGGCCGCAGCGGTCGCGAACCTGTTTGAGAAGCTGGGGGTGACCCGATGATTCTGGTGCTGGTCGAGACCGAGAACGGCGCCGCGAGCGAGATCTCGCTGGAGACGCTCAACTTCGCCCGCTCGCTGGCGGCCGAGGGCGGCGGCATCGCCATCCGCGCGGTCGTGATCGGCGAGGTCGAGGACCGCGACGCGCTGGCGGCCGAGCTCGGCACCCACGGGGCGGCCGAGGTCCACCACGCGGTGGGCGAGGCATTCACTTCGTACGGCGGTGCCGCTTGGGCGGCGGCTCTGCAGGCGATCCGCGAGTCGACCCGCTCCGTCGTGGTCACCGCCGCGGGCTCGCCGCGCGGCAACGAGGTGCTGGCGCATCTGGCCGCCCGGCTCGACGTGCCCATGGCCGCCAACGTGACCGCGTTCCACGGCCTGGCGCCGTTCGTGGTGACCCGGCAGGTGGTCGGCGGGGCGGCCCTGGAGGAGATGAAGCTCGACCAGCGGCCCGCGCTCTTCTCCGTCGCCGGCCACTCGTGGGCCGTATCGCCGGTGGAGGGCGCGTCACCCGCCGCTTGGGTGGAGGTGACCCCGGAGGTGGCCGAGTCCGACCTCGTATCGCGGGTCGTGTCGACCGGCACCAAGGAGGTCGACCACTCCGGCTCGCTGAAGTCCGCCAAGGTTGTGGTGGGTGCAGGGCGCGGGGCGGGGGGTCCGGAGGGCTTCGGCCCGGTCTCCGAGCTCGCCGGGCTGCTCGGCGGCGTGGTCGGGGTGTCCCGGGTGGTCACCTCGCTGGGCTGGCGGCCCCACCATGAGCAGGTCGGCCAGACCGGCTCCCGGATCAGCCCGGACCTGTACATCCCCTGCGGGATCTCCGGTGCCATCCAGCACTGGGCGGGCTGCGCGTCGTCGAAGACGATCCTGGCGATCAATACGGATCCTGAGGCGCCGATGATGACCAAGGCGAACTATGCCGTGGTGGGCGACATGCATGAGGTCGTGCCCGCGATCATTGATGAGCTCAAGTCGCGTGGGGTGAGCGGGTGAGGCACGCCGGCCTCGCGCGCGGCTGCTGAGTCACTCACCGCCGAGCGCTCCGCGCGACCAGCCACGATGGGCCGTCGATCGTCTGCGGCTCCGTCGTGGCTGGTCGCGCAGTTCCCCGCGCCCCTTTGGGGCGCAAGGGAGCCGCAGCCTCCCGCTCTGACACCACGGGAGAGCCACCCGCGCCACCCCAGCGGCCGGGTCGCGCAACGCTCCACCACGAACCCCGGCCAGAAGACCGTCCTTGAGGAGCCCTGATGCAGATCTTCGCCATCGTGGCGTCGCTGGCGCTCACGCTGGCCGCGCTGTTCGTCCTGGTGCCCGCGGTCCGGAGCATGCTCCGGGTGATCCGGATGGGCGGGCCCGCGAGCCCGGGCCGTACCGACGATCCGGGCGCTCGTACGGTCACCATGCTCAAGGAGACCGTGCTGCACACCCGGATGCTCCAGTGGACCTGGGTCGGCATCATGCACTGGTTCGTGTTCGCGGCGTTCCTCTTCCTGAGCACCGCGGTGGTGGGCGCCTACTTCCAGCTGTTCGACCCCGAGTGGGCATGGCCGATCGTGGGCCACTGGTATCCCTTCGAGTGGTTCAGCGAGTTCATCGGGGCGCTGAGCACGGTCGGCATCGTCTGGCTGATCGTCTACCGGCAGAAGCACCACCCTCGCAGCGAGGGCCGCAGGAGCCGGTTCTTCGGCTCGACGTTCTGGCAGGCCTACTTCGTGGAGTTCCTGGCCCTGCTCGAGGGTGCGGCAATCCTGTTCATACGGGGCGCGGAGTTCCACCTCGCCGACCCTGCGCACGCGACCCGCGCGCACTTCCCGCTCTCGTCCTGGCTCGGTGAAGCGCTCTACCCAGCCGGCCAGGGCACCAACGAGAACCTCGTCTACTTCATCGCGTTCTTCAAGATCGCGCTGGCGATGGTCTGGCTGATCGTCATCGGCCGCAACCTGACCATGGGCATCGCCTGGCACCGGTTCACCGCCTGGTTCAACATCTGGTTCAAGCGTGAAGCCTCGGGCCGTACGGCGCTGGGCGCGGTCAAGCCGCTGACCGTCGGCGGCAAGGCCATCACCTTGGATGACATCGACGACCTCGACGAGGACACCACGCTCGGGGTCGGAGCGATCGAGGACTTCTCCTGGAAGGGCCTCCTCGACTTCACCACCTGCACGGAGTGCGGTCGCTGCCAGTCGCAGTGTCCGGCCTGGCACACCGAGAAGCCGCTCTCGCCGAAGCTGCTGATGAAGGGCCTGCGCGAGCACACCTACCTCAAGGCCGCCGGCCTGGCCGGACACACCGAGCGGGCGCTGATCGGCAAGCCCGACGCGGGCGAGGGCTCGTACAACCCCGAGGGTGGCGACTTCGTCATCGACGCGGACGCGCTCTGGTCGTGCACGACGTGTGGCGCCTGCGTCGAGCAGTGCCCGGTCGACATCGAGCACGTCGACCACATCGTCGACATGCGCCGCTACCAGGTACTGATCGAATCGAACTTCCCCGCCGAGCTCAACCAGCTCTTCAAGTCCCTTGAGAACAGGGGCAATCCCTGGAACATGGCACCGAACGCACGCATGGACTGGGCCAAGGGCCTGCCGTTCGAGGTCAAGGAGGTCGGCAAGGACCTGGAGTCGCTGGAGTCGGTCGACTGGCTGTTCTGGGTCGGCTGCGCCGGCGCCTACGAGGACCGGGCCAAGAAGACCACCCGCGCGGTCGCCGAGCTGCTGCACATGGCCGGCGTTTCCTTCGGCGTACTCGGCAATCGCGAGACCTGCACCGGTGACTCGGCGCGCCGTGCCGGGAACGAGTTCGTCTTCCAGGGCCTGGCCCAGGAGAACATCGAGACCTTCAAGGAGTTCAAGGTCAAGAAGGTCGTCGCGACCTGCGCCCACTGCTTCAACACGCTGAAGAACGAGTACAAGGCCTTCGGCATCGAGCTCGAGGTCGTCCACCACACCCAGCTGCTGAACCGGCTCGTACGCGAGGGCAGGCTGACTCCGGTCGCCCCCGCGGCCGGCGCGAACCAGCGGTCGATCACCTACCACGACCCGTGCTACCTCGGCCGGCACAACCAGGTCTACAGCCCGCCGCGCGAACTGCTGCAGGTGGTGCCGGGCGCTTCGTACGTCGAGATGGAGCGCAACTCGGAGCGGTCCTTCTGCTGCGGGGCCGGCGGTGCCCGGATGTGGATGGAGGAGAGCATCGGAGAGCGGATCAACATGAACCGCACCACGGAGGCCGTCGACACCGGCGCCGACCAGATCGTGGTCGGCTGCCCGTTCTGCCGGGTGATGCTCTCCGACGGAGTCTCAGCCCTCCAGGCCAAGGCCGACGCCCGCGAGGAGGTAGAGGTCCTCGACGTCGCCCAGATGCTCCTCGCCTCGGTCAAGGGCGGGCCCGCGACCGAGCCCGAGAAGGCACCCGCCGCTGCTCCCACCCCCGCGGCAGCTCCGACTGCTCCAGCCGCTGCGGCTTCTACGGAGCCCGCCGCCTCCGGCGCCGCCGGGGCGTCGCTGTTCGCCCAGCCCCCAGCCGAGCCCGCCGCGCCGACTGCCCCGGGCGGCTCGCTGTTCGACGAACCGACAACCGAGCCCGCCACGGCGAGCGCCCCAGGCGGCTCACTCTTCGACGAGGCGCCCGCCGAGCCACCCGCAAAACCGACCTCCGGTGGATCGCTCTTCGACGAGCCCACGACCAAGCCCGCCACTCCGGCCACCTCGGGCGGCTCGCTCTTCGACGAAGCCTCCGCCGAGCCACCCACGCCAGCCGCCTCCGGCGGGTCACTGTTCGACGAACCGACAACCGAGCCCGCCACGGCGACCGCCCCAGGCGGCTCACTCTTCGACGAGGCGCCCGCCGAGCCACCCGCAAAACCGACCTCCGGTGGATCGCTCTTCGACGAGCCCACAACCGAGCCCGCCACGGCGACCGCCCCGGGCAGCTCACTCTTCGACGAGGCGCCCGCCGAGCCACCCGCAAAACCGACCTCCGGTGGATCGCTCTTCGACGAGCCCACAACCGAGCCCGCCGCTCCAGCCACCCCGGGCAGCTCGCTCCTCGACGAAGCCCCGGCCGAGCCACCCGCAAAGCCGGTGTCCGGTGGATCGCTGTTCGACGAGACACCCGCCGAGCGCGCACCCTCCGGCGGCTCACTCTTCGACGAACCCACAACCGAGCCGACCTCCACGCCGACCGCCTCCGGAGGGTCGCTCTTCGACATCCCGGCCGACGAGGCTCCGGCGCCCGCGACCACCGGAACACCGGAGCCGACAGCCGAAGCCACCGCGAAGCCCGCAGCGTCAGGCTCCCTCTTCGACGTCGAGGAGGAGCCGGCAGCCCCGGCCGCTCCCGAGGAGTCGGAACCGGTCGCGGCCACCAGCGGCCGGTCGCTCTTCGACATCCCGGGGGCGACGCCGGCGGCTCCGGCGCCGCCCGCGGAGCCCGTCGAGGAGCCGGTGTCACAGCCCGGGCCGCAGGCCGAGGCTGCGCCGGAAGCCGAGCCGGAGCAGCATGAGGCCCCGGAGAAGCCGAAGGGCCTCTTCGACCTCTGATCGCTCCGACCCGACGAAAGACCGCGTGCCCCCATGCCGGATTCCGGCCATGGGGGCACCGCTCGTCCAGGCTGACGCTGCGTACAACCGGCCAGCCAGGCCGGGCACACACCCAGCGGCCCAGCCACCAGCCGACCGCCCGGTGCACCCGCGAAGGCCGGGTCTCGGCCTGCTCCCAGTCGGTCTCCAACTCGCGCTCGGCAGGCTCGGCGCGGTGGGCAGCCGGTCGCGCCCGATGCGGCGCCGGCCGCGTTTCCAGGTGCGCGGCGGCCCCGCTACGTACACCGCAGCGGGTGCGCGGCAGGTCGGCGCCGCACAGCGAGGCGCAGGCGCCTACCCCGCGCAGACGGGGCCTCGGTCCGGCAGCGCCGAGCGGCGAGCTCGCGAACCGTCAGAGCACGCCGCGGATCTCGCGGGCGAAGCCCGCGATGTGCTCGCGGGTGAGGCGTTCGGCGCGGTCGGCGTCGCCGTCGGCTACGGCTTCGAGCAGGTCCGCGTGCTCGGTGATGTGGTGTGCGAGGTCGGGAAGCCGGTCGATGACCAGGCACCAGATGCGGGTGGCCAGGTTGTCGTAGCGGATCAGTACGTCCTCGAGGTGCGGGTTGCCGGCCGCCTTGTAGATGAGCCGGTGCAGCGACATGTCCTGCCGCATCAGTGCGGTGCGATCACCGCCAGGGCTCTCGTGGCTTCGTACCTCGGCTGCCTTGGCCCGCAGCGCGTCACGCATGGCGCTACTGGCGTGGACGGCGGCCCGCCGTGCCGCGAACGGCATGAGCTGCTCGCGGATGTCGGAGATCGCCCCGAGCTCGGTCACGTCGATGATGGTGGCGAATGTGCCCCGGCGCGGGTACGAGACCACCAGGTGGTCGGTCTCGAGCCGCTTGAGCGCCTCGCGAACGGGCGTACGTCCGACGCCGAGCTCAGCAGCGAGCTGACTGTCGTTCATCGGCTCGCCGGGCCGGATGTCGAGCATGACCAATCGATCCTGAAGGCGCTCATAGGCCAGGTCGGCCAATGACGTCGGCGCCGAATCAGTCGCCGGGGAAACCTCGGTGCTGCTCATCTTTCGGCCGCCTCTTCCTTCGCGCGGGACGTTGGCATCAGCATCCTGGAGCATCCCGGGCCGCTGACATATATCAAATATATCAGCTCACCGGGGTCGACATACTGACTGACTGTACTGACTCCCTGCCCGACTCCCCACGACAGAGGCCGGCCATGCGCCGGCCGACCGCCACCAGCACACCGGCGGACCGCCACCGACACAAAGGAGGGCCCGGCAGGCTGTCTCCACAGCCTGCCGGGCCCTCCTCAGGGGTTACGTCCACACCCCCGGCCGGGTACAACAACAAGCGACCCGGCCGAGCGGCGGCCCCTACTTCAACCAGGCCTCCACCTTGTCCCGGTTGGCGTCGACCCACTTCTTCGCCGCCGCCTCCGG carries:
- a CDS encoding electron transfer flavoprotein subunit alpha/FixB family protein, translated to MILVLVETENGAASEISLETLNFARSLAAEGGGIAIRAVVIGEVEDRDALAAELGTHGAAEVHHAVGEAFTSYGGAAWAAALQAIRESTRSVVVTAAGSPRGNEVLAHLAARLDVPMAANVTAFHGLAPFVVTRQVVGGAALEEMKLDQRPALFSVAGHSWAVSPVEGASPAAWVEVTPEVAESDLVSRVVSTGTKEVDHSGSLKSAKVVVGAGRGAGGPEGFGPVSELAGLLGGVVGVSRVVTSLGWRPHHEQVGQTGSRISPDLYIPCGISGAIQHWAGCASSKTILAINTDPEAPMMTKANYAVVGDMHEVVPAIIDELKSRGVSG
- a CDS encoding GntR family transcriptional regulator — translated: MSSTEVSPATDSAPTSLADLAYERLQDRLVMLDIRPGEPMNDSQLAAELGVGRTPVREALKRLETDHLVVSYPRRGTFATIIDVTELGAISDIREQLMPFAARRAAVHASSAMRDALRAKAAEVRSHESPGGDRTALMRQDMSLHRLIYKAAGNPHLEDVLIRYDNLATRIWCLVIDRLPDLAHHITEHADLLEAVADGDADRAERLTREHIAGFAREIRGVL
- a CDS encoding electron transfer flavoprotein subunit beta/FixA family protein, which gives rise to MTNVLVCIKRVPDSSGEVLLTDDQQGVDGRYVGFTVSNHESCAVELAVRTAEATGGTVTLLTVGPSEATEQLRDTLALGCQAAVLVEAEPSRLGPADVAREIAHVVREKEAAGTTYDLILLGNDAADSGDFQVGIRMAHALGRPVVNGVSTVEVADGNLTARGDGPGGEETYSLPLPAVATVLEGGAEPRYPTLRGRMAAKKVEIETRALSAEPAGANRVRLLLPPPAPSTVEVLGEGTEAAAAVANLFEKLGVTR